A single genomic interval of Lathyrus oleraceus cultivar Zhongwan6 chromosome 7, CAAS_Psat_ZW6_1.0, whole genome shotgun sequence harbors:
- the LOC127103806 gene encoding uncharacterized protein LOC127103806 — MAIPFFCYIVFVDDLLCYPGLLTYATYYLILCSMFPFLSPTYFIHFIWLPKYIKLLVFIQVATGQIASTGMALLSYVQKVSDKVSLATDLICNFNSMSRDVTASFVSP, encoded by the exons ATGGCCATCCCGTTTTTCTGCTATATCGTTTTTGTGGATGATCTACTCTGCTATCCGGGATTGTTAACATATGCTACATATTATCTTATTTTGTGTTCAATGTTTCCATTTTTATCACCTActtattttattcattttataTGGCTACCAAAATATATCAAATTGCTTGTATTCATCCAGGTTGCCACTGGACAAATTGCCAGCACTGGAATGGCCCTTCTAAGCTATGTTCAGAAGGTATCTGATAAG GTTTCTCTGGCTACTGATTTAATATGCAACTTCAACTCCATGTCAAGAGACGTCACTGCTAGCTTTG TGTCGCCTTAG